Below is a genomic region from Demequina sp..
GGCCCTCGTAGCCGTTGATCGATGACACCGTCCCCACGAGGAGCGAGTCGTCGATGCCCAGCCGCTCGCGAGCCGCCGCGTGGTCGTCGTCCCCGCTCAGCCACTCCGAGCCGACGGCGTTCGGCACCACGGTGATCCGGTCCGCCGCCACCCCCTGCGAACCACCTCGTCCCTCATGCCCTCGGACAGGGTCACCACGTGGTCTGCGGCGAGCATCACGCGCGTCTCGGCGGCTCGGGCCAGCCTCACGAACTCCGCCTCCGGATCGCCTCCGCGCGCCACCCATGTCTCCTCGAGGAAGCCCCGCACCTCGTACACCATGGGCAATCCCAGCGCCTTCGCCGCGACCTGCGCCACCGTGCCGTTCACGTGATGCGAGTGGGCGTGCAGCACGCGGGCATCGCTTGCGGTCTCCACGAGGCGCGCGGCCTCCGCCGTGGCCGCGACGTCGACGCGCCCCTGCTGCCCGCGTCGCGGCAGCCGCCTCTCGTAGACCACTCCATCGACGGTGACCCTGAGCGGCGCGCGCACGCGCCCCCGGCCACGGGGAAGCCAAGACGAGTGGCCACGCTCACGGGACCCCGCGCCGCCTGTGCCGACGCAATTCCGTGCGTCCGCGTGGTGTAGCCGGCCACAACGTCCGGCAGCGCGTTGGTGACCACATGAACGGTGCGGCTTCCGCCCGACGGCGGGGCGGCCGGGGCGCCGATCTCGCCTTGGAGCAGGGCCAGTTCGCCGTCGACGACGTCGCCGAAGCTCTCGAGCGCGCGCGAGCCGGTGGCGAGTGCGCGGGCGGCCGACAGGGCGCCGCGCTCGCGCAGGACGAGTGCGACGGCGTGCCGCTGGCGCGGGCCGTCGCCGCGAGGCAAGGCAGATGGCGCGAGGCCTGGCTCGTGAAGCGCGGCCGTTGCGGCGAGGGCGCTCGACGTGCGGCGCGATGTGGTGCCGGCTGCGGTGGCCCTGAGTACCGCCTCCGCGCGCTCGCGGTCACCGGCCAACCACGCGGACGCGGCGCCGGTAGGGGAGTTGCGTGGCAGGACTGAGGCGACCGCGCGCCGCGCAGAACTCGGCACACTTCGCAGGATTCGAACCCGCATCACCATGGGATGGATGCGGCGGTGATGCCACACGGCAGCGACAGCGACGACGCTGTTGCGCACGATTCCCACGGTCAAAGCATGGCACGATAGACCCTCGAGATGGTGCGCCGGCGGAAGGCGCCGCCGAAGGAGTGCCCATGCCAACGGCCGTTCTGCACGTCACCGGTGCGCGACCGAACTTTCCCAAGCTGGCCCCGGTTCAGGCCGCGCTCGCGGAGCGTGGCGTGGAACAGCGCATTGTGCACACCGGGCAGCACTACGACGACCGCATGTCTGACATCTTCTTCCGCGAACTGGACCTGCCGCGGCCGGACGTCAATCTGGGGATCGGCTCCGGCTCCCACGCGGAGCAGACCGCGCGGACGATGATCGCGCTTGAGGGCGCGTTCCTCGGGGCCGCGCCCCAGCTTGTGCTCGTGTATGGCGACATCAACTCGACTCTCGCCGCCGCCGTCGTCGCCGCGAAGCTCGGGATCCCACTCGGCCACGTCGAGGCGGGCCTGCGGAGCTTCGACATGACCATGCCGGAGGAGATCAACCGGCTCGTGACCGACCGGCTGTCCAACGTGCTCTTTGCCACGAGCGAGGATGCCATCGAGCACCTCGTTCGCGAAGGGACGGACCCGGACGCAATCCACTTCGTCGGGAACCCCATGATCGACACGCTCCTCAGGGCCAAGCCGCGGCTCGACTCTGCCCGCGCCAAGGCCGAGCATGGCGTGGAGGGCGCGTACATCGTCGGGACCCTGCACCGGCCCAGCAACGTCGACGACCCCGACGACGTCGCCGAGCTCGTTCGCGTCATCCACGCCTTCGCGGACCTCGCGACGTTCGTCATGCCGGTGCACCCGCGCGGCCGCGCGCGCCTCGTCGACGCCGGGCTGACGCGCCACCCCCGCGTGATCGCCACGGATCCGCTCGGCTACCTCGACTTCATCTCGCTCGTCTCCGGGTCCGACGCTGTGGTCACCGACAGCGGTGGCGTCCAGGAGGAGACGACCATCCTGGGCGTGCCGTGCTTCACCATGCGGCCCAACACCGAGCGTCCCGTGACGATCACCAACGGCACCAACCAACTGGTGACGCGAGAGAGCGTCGTGCCAGCGGTTGCGGCGGCCCTCGCTGCCGGTCGGCCTGCGCAGTGGCCCACGCCGCCGCTGTGGGACGGGCACGCCGGCGAGCGGATAGCGGACGTGGTGCAGTGCCAGCTCGCGTAAACGAACCGCATTCGAAGGCGTTCCGCCCCGATATCGAGGGCCTTCGAGCCGTCGCCATCCTCTTGGTGCTGCTGTACCACGCGAGCCTCCCGTTCCTTCCCGGCGGGTTCATCGGCGTCGACGTCTTCTTCGTGATTTCTGGCTTCCTCATCACCTCGTTGCTCGTGCGGGAGGCGGAGCGCACCGGGAAGGTCTCCCTTCGCCGTTTCTACGCGCGCCGCGCCAAGCGGCTGCTGCCAGCGTCGGCCCTTGTGCTCGTGGTGACCTCCGCGCTCACGGTGTGGCTCATCAACGGCTCCGACCGCAGGGCGTTCGGGCTGGACATCTCGGCCGCCGCTGGGTACGTGGTGAACTGGCGACTCGCCGCGCGGGCGGTCGACTACCTCGCGGAGGGGACTGGGCAGTCGCCGGTGCTGCACTTCTGGTCGCTCGCGGTGGAGGAGCAGTTCTACTTCGTGTGGCCGTTCCTCATCATCGTGGCGCTCTTCGTGGCGCATCGGTTGCGGTGGAGCATGCGGCGGACGATGACGGTGGCGCTGTCGGTGGTGGCGATCCCTTCATTCATTGCATCCATTCTGCAGACGGCGAGCAACCCCGCTACCGCGTTCTTCGTCACGACCACGCGCCTGTGGGAGCTCGCCGTTGGCGCCTTCGTCGCGATAGCGGCGACCAGGTTTGCTCGTCTTCCTGAGCGCGCGGCGAGCGCGATCTCGGTGACCGGGCTCGTCGTGATCCTCGCCTCCGCCGTGCTGCTCACGGACACCGCGGCGTGGCCGGGCTATCTCGCTGCTATCCCAGTGCTTGGCGCGGCTGCGGTGATCGCGGGCGGCATCGCCCACCCCCACGCGGTCGCCGCGCGCGTCCTTGCGCTCCGGCCTATGGTGTGGATCGGCGGGCTGTCCTATTCGCTCTACCTGTGGCACTGGCCGATGCTGATCTTTGGGCAGGCGGCCTTTGGGCCGCTGCGGGTGCGAGAGCAGATGGCGCTGGCGGTGCTGTCGATAGTGCCCGCGTATCTCAGCATGCGGTTCATCGAGAATCCCGCGCGGTACTCGAAGCGACTCGCGCGCGGCTCCGCGCTCGCGCTCGCCACCGGTGCCGCACTCACCCTCGCTGGGGTCGCCGCCGGCTTCGCGGTGGCGCTCACCGCTCCGTCCCCGTCCTCGAACCAGACCATCGTCATCGAGGTGCCGGAGGGAACGGCAACGGGCGAGGGCTCCGGCATGGGCGCGCAGGCGCTCGGCAACGATCCCACCAGCTCACCGGCGGGAATCCCCCAGGACTCCTACGAGACGATCGTGCCGGAGCCGGCGTCCGCCGCCGACGATGTGCCCGCCAGTTACGACCTTGGCTGCCAGGCGGCGCAGGACTCAACCGAGATCGTCACGTGCCCCGTGGGCGCGCTCGACAGCAAGATCGTGGTCGCGGCCGTCGGGGACTCGAAGATGCTGCAGTGGTACACGGCTCTCGACATCGCGGGTCGCAACCTGGGTGTGCGCTTCGAGTTCATGACGAAGTCGTCGTGCGAGTCAACGGACGCGATCACGTCCATCAGTGGGGCCGCCTACACCACGTGCAAGGAGTTCAACGAGGCGGTGGATCGCAAGATCCTCGACGGCGGATACGCGGGGGTCCTGACCTCGGGCGGGGTCCCGCACGTCACCGAGTCCTCGCCTCTCGACGCCGTGGAGGGGTACACCCAGCGGTGGGAGCGCTGGCAGCAGGCGGGCATCCCGGTGACCGTGGTCCTCGACAACCCGCACCCGCCTGGTGACGTCTACCCGTGCATGGAGAAGAACGCCGACTCCGCGCTCACGTGCGCCTTCGAGCGCGCCCACGGCATCGAGTCCGGAGGAGCTCCAGGCCAGACCGCAGCCGCCGAGGCGTCCGGAGCCGCGGTCATCGACCTCACCGACTTCATCTGTCCACAGGAGCAGTGCGCGCCCGTCATCGGCAACGTGCTGATCCTCAGGCAGGGCAGCCACCTGACGAACACGTACGTCATCACCCTGGCGCCTCAGCTCATAAGGGAGCTGGCGCCGCGCATGGCGGCGCTCGGCGCCACCGGCTAAGGACCCGGGGCCGCGCGCGCGGCCGCGGTAAAATCACCTGGTTGCGCAGGCCACAGCGTGCCCAAGCGCCCGGAAAGGGAGTGTCCATGGCTCAGGTGACCGGCGGCAGAAGACCTCGTCGCGGCCTGCCCGACGCCGTGGCGGCTCCGCGCGCAGGCTCGCCAGGTCGGTGAACCGCCGGGGCGCGGCACCGACCGTTCTCGTGACGGGCAGCACTCAGGCCGCGGTCGCGGAGGCGGCGGCCGCCGTGGCGACCTCGTCATGGATCAAGGTGCGGCAAGCGGCGGAGCCTCCAACGGCGTCGGGCGAGAGGGCACGGGGCGTTGGTCGCGGGCCGGTGACGCCAGTGGCCGTGGTGCCGGCGCAGGATGGCGATGTCGCCGACTCTCTCGCGCTGAGCGGGACCGCGGTGCTCCTGTATGGGGAGCCGAGGCGGGACCGCGACGACGCCGTGTGGCCCGCGGTCGCCGACGCTGCAGCGGCCTCGCCCGAGGCGACCGCGCTCGCGGCCCAGGCCGAGTTGCGCGACCGCGTGGCCCTGCGGCAGCGCCGCGACGTCCTCGACCGTGGTGCGGACTCTCCCGCGCTCGGCGCGGTCTCGATCGTGTGTGCCACCAACCGGCCTGACGAGCTCGGCAACGTCCTTGACAACGCGGCCCGCCAGCGCGGCGTGGCGGTCCAGTTGGTGCTCGTGACCCACGGCTTCACTGCCGACGCGGCTGCGCTCGCGGCCTTCCGGACGGACCACCCCGCGGTGGAGGTCGTGCCCGTGGAGGCGGACCGCTCGCTGACGCTCGGCAGCTGCCTGAATCTTGGAATCGCCGCCGCCGACGGCGACGACATCGTCAAGATGGATGACGACAACTTCTACGGACCCGCGTTCCTCCTTGACCTTGCCCGCGATCTGCGCCTGAGCGGCGCAGGGCTCACGGGAAAGCGCGCACACCTTGTCCATCTCAGCGCGAGCGGTGCCCTGGTGCTGCGGTTCGCGGACGCGGAGAACTCGTGGGCGAAGATGGTTCAGGGGGGCACCATGTACTTCCAGGGTGACCTCATCCGCGATCTCCGCTTCTCCGACATCCCGCGCGCGGTCGACACGGACGTGCTCAATCGGCTCAACGCCGACGGGGTCGGGGTGTACTCCTCGGACCGCTTCAACTTCGTGAGCGTTCGCGCGGCGGATCCGCACTCGCACACGTGGAAGGTCACCGACGCCACGATGCTCACTCCCACGGGGCGCCTCATCACGTTCGGCGACCCGCGCGCCCACGCCGAGGTCTGACCCCATGTCCCTTGCCGCACGCGCCCGCGCGACCGCCGGTGCCGTCGCCGCAGCCTGGCCCTGGGGCCTCACGCCCCAGCCCTGGCGCGGTGCTGCGCTTCGGCAACGCTCGCGCAGGGCAACGGCTTCGCACCTGGCGACCCTCGGGGACCTGCCAACGCCCACCCTTCTCGCTGTCCTGTGCGAGCCCATCTCTGAGAACCAGGCACGCCTCGCCGAGCCCATCGCGCGCGAGCTCGCGTCGCGCCGCCTGAGCGCCGCGCAGCTGGACCTCGCGGCGCGTGCGGCCGTCAGGGCCGGCGCTGTGGAGGCTGCGGTCTGGGTGATGGAGAACGCGACCGGAGTGTGGGCGTCAGTGGACGCGGAGGCGGCCGCCCGCATAGCGACCGTCATTGGCTCGCCGGACCGGGCGGCCACCGCGGGCGAACTGAGCGCGGCGCTCCCCGCGGCGGACGCCACGCTCCTCGCGTCCGTCGCCGCCGCGGACAGCGCCTGGGACGCGGTCGCCGAGTTCGTTCTCGCGGGGGGCGGGGCGCCCGCGGATCAACGGGCGACATGGGCGCTCGCGGCCGCCAGGGATGGCAACCTGAGCGCGGCGGTCACGCTGGCCGCGGGCGTGCGGACGCGGCTGCGCTCCAAGGACGCAAGGCGCCAACTCGCGCTAGCCCGCGACCACCTGGAGCTGCTCGCTCAGGGCGCGCCCGAGGTGGGGGAAGCGCGCGAGCCAATCGAGCGTCGGGCCGGCGCGGCGCTGTATGTGGTGTCGCAATCCCTGCCGCACCGCAGCGGCGGCTACGCGACCCGTACGCACGGCATCGCCAAGGCGCTGCGCGAGCGCGGCTGGGACGAGCGGGTGCTCACCAGGCTGGGCTTCCCATACACGCGGTGGCGCCCGGACGACCGCCGGGTGGCCGCCCCTGTGGACGTCGTCGACGGCGTCGAGTACCACCGCGCGTTGCGCGAGGGCGTGCGGTCGTACCCAGACGTGCCGCTCGCGCCGTATGTGCGGGACTTTGCCGAGGACGTGGAGCGCGAGGCGAGACGACACGGCGCGGAGGTCATTCACGCGGCGTCGTTCTTCCAGACCGCTCTGGGCGCCGGGATCGCCGCCAAGCGACTCGGGCTCCCGTTCGTGTACGAGCTCCGAGGGCTCGAGGACATCTACCGCACCTCACGGGATCCGCGCTTTGCCGCTACGGAGGAGTACCGCTTTGAGCGCTCCATGGAACTCGCTGTGTGCGCCATGGCGGACCGCGTGCTGTGCATCACGCGGGCGCTGCGGGGCGAGCTCATAGCGGACGGAGTGCCCGCGGAGAAGATTTCGGTGCTTGGCAACGGCGTTGAGGCGGCGGACTTCGCCCCCGCCACCCCTGACCTGGAACTCAAGGCGGCCCTTGGGCTCGAGGGCAAGACCGTGCTCGGCTACGCGGGCTCCACCGTGGATTACGAGGGTCTTGAGCTGCTGATCGACGCGCTTGAGGAGCTCGCGGACCCTTCCGTCGCGCTCGTCGTGGTTGGCGATGGCGCGCACTACAGCGCGGTGGTCGACAGGGCGAACGCGAGCGCCGTAAGGGACTCGATCGTGTTCGTTGGGCGGGTGCCCTACGCCGAGGTTCCCCGCTACCTGTCGTTCTTCGACGTGCTGCCGTTCCCGCGCCTGCCGCTGCCGGTGACAGAGATGGTGTCGCCCATGAAGCCCTTTGAGGCGATGGCCATGGGCAAGGCGGTGGTGGTCTCCGACGTTGCGGCGCTCGCGGAGATCGTCGAGGACGGCGTCACGGGACTGACCTTCCGCAAGGGAGACTCGAGCGACCTCGCGCGGGCCCTGCGCGCCCTGGTGAAGGACCCCGCGCTGAGGGATCGCCTCGGCGCGGCCGCGCGCACCGACATCCTCGCCACGGCCACGTGGCAGCACCGTGTCGAAGCGGCCGACGCCGCCTACAGGGAGCTGGGAGCCTCGCCGGCGAGTTCCTGACCGAGCTCCTTCGCGCGCGTAACGGCCGCGTTGACTCCGGCCGCGACCACGCCCTGCAGCCCCGCGTGGTCCATCGCCGCGAGCGCCGCGAGCGTGGTGCCGCCCTTGGAGCTCACGCTCTGGCGCAGGTGCTGCGGCGATTCGCCAGACGTCTGCAGCAGGTGCGCGGCGCCAACGAGCGTCTGCGCGGCGAGCTGCGTCGCGAGAATCCGGTCAAGACCCTGGGCGACGCCCGCCTCGGTGAGCGCCTCGACGAACGCGTAGAAGTACGCGGGCCCTGATCCGGACACCGCGGCGACGGCGTCGATCTGCGCCTCGTCGACCGCCACCACCAGTCCCGTTGCCCGCAACATGCCGGCGGCAAGCTGCAGATGGCTTGGGGTGGCGTTGGCACCGGCGGCGATCCCTGTGGCGCCGCGCGCGATGACCGACGGCGTGTTCGGCATCGCGCGCACCACCGGTGTGCCTGCGGGGAGCCGGGCCTCGTAGAACGAGGTGGGCAGCGCGGCGGCCACCGTGATGACGAGCACGCCCTCCTTGAGCGACCCGGCGATCTGGTCCAGGGCCGCGGCCATGTCCTGCGGCTTCACCGCGAGCATGACGGCGTCGGCGTCCTTGACCGCCTCCGCGGCGTCGAGCTCGACGACGACGCCGTGGCTGTCGCGAACCGATTTGGCGCTGCCCTCGGTGCGGGAGGCCGCGGTGATGCGGTCTTGGGGCCATCCGGCAACGCGCAGCGCCGTGATGAGCGTGCCGCCCATGACGCCGGTGCCGATGACAGCGATGCGTGGTGCGTCTGGGAGCGGTGTGGGGGCGGTCGTCATGAGGCCTAACGCTACAGCCCGAACTGCTCGTAGAAGTCGGTCAACTGCAGCGCCGGACCCGTGAGGATGAACACCGATGTCCCGTTGCGCCACACGATTCCCGGCTTCGGCGACGTGATGATCGCCTTCTCGCCAACGGTGGTGCCACCCGCCTCGACGGGCTCCGTGGCCGCGTCCTCGCCGGCGAACTGCGTGAACATCGCCTTGGCATCGTCCTCGTTGAAGTACTGGAGGGCGCGCACCTTCATCGTGTCGTCGCCGGAGCGGTAGGTGAGGTCAACCCCGTCGGCCACCCTGCCGGCGGTGAGGGCCACGTCGGCGGGATCCAGAACCTCGGCGCCTACCAGGGAGTATGTGCCGACCGTGGCCGGCATGGCCGCCTGGAAGTCGCTGCCGGTGGGCGCGGGGCTGGGCACGATCGTCGGCGAGGGCGCCGGCTCGGTCACGGTGACGCCGGGGATCACGGCCGGGTCGGGCTTGTTGAGGACCGCGTACCCGATCCCAACGAGCGCGAGCACCACCACGGCGAGCAGGATCCACAGCCACAGGAGCGATCCCTTGCGGCCCGACGGCGGCTCGGCTTGGGCGGGGGCAGCTGCCGGGGGTTCGGGCTGGGTGTCGATGGGGGCCGACACGGCTGCGCCGTCACTGAACGCGCGCGGCGTGTACACGGCGCCGCCGTCGAGGGGCGGCCTCGAGGCGAGCTGCTCTTGCTCCTGCGCGACGATCCCTGCGGCGAGAGCGTCGGCCTTCACGTGCGAGGGCGTGTGCTCGGGCTCGGTCTCGGTCGGCTCGCCGTCGAAGGCGGGAACGAAGCTCACGGGCTCGCCGAAGTCGGGGGGCGTGACGGAACTGTCTACGGGCGCGATGGGAACGCCGCCGAGCGGCGTAGGGGCACCAGCGGCGGAGAGGGCGGCGCTCGCGACAGCCGACTCGCCGAGCAGCTGCACGGCGTCGGGTTGCGCGTGGCGGGCGGGAGGATCCTCAAGGGCGGCGGGGGCGGTTCCCGGATCGGGGAGCACCTCGGCGGCCGACGGCGGCGGCAGCGGGTTGGGAGGCTCCTCCTCCGCTTGCGGCTCCTGGGCGGGCGCTTCGCGCTGAATCCACGAGGGGACGACGGGAGGGAAGGAGGAGAAGTCTTCCTCTTCTTCGGGTGCGGCCGGCTCCGTCCCCTCGCTTACCGGGAGCCAGGGGACGCGCGGCGTTGGCTCGCTGTCTGGCGCCATGGTGTCAAGACTAGGCCCGGCCGCTGCGAATCCCCAGCCTCTCGTTGCGTGTCCGACGCTGCGGCTACGGTGGTCGCATGGCAACAGCTGTTCGTCGCACCAGTCCCGGCTATCGCTGCACCGAGTGTGGCTGGACGGCCGTGAAGTGGGTGGGCCGCTGCGGCGAGTGCCAGGCGTGGGGAACCGTCGTGGAGGCGAACGCGACCGCCGGTCCCGCCACGCGGGCCACGGCAGCGAGCGCGCCCGCAGTGCCGCTGCCGGAGGTCTCGGCCACGGCGTCGGCCAGGAGGTCGACCGGCGTCGACGAGTTCGACCGCGTGCTCGGCGGGGGCATCGTGGCCGGTGCCGCCGTGCTGCTTGCCGGGGAGCCAGGGGTGGGGAAGTCCACGCTGCTGCTCGACGTCGCCGCGCGCAGCGCCCGCGCGGGCGCGCGAGTGCTGTACGTGTCTGGCGAGGAGTCCGCAGGCCAGATCCGGCTCAGGGCGGAGCGAATCGGCGCGCTCGAGCCCGGGGTGCTGCTGGCCGCGGAGACGGACCTCGGGGCCGTGCTCGCGCACGTCGAGGCGAGCGATCCACACCTGGTGATCGTCGACTCCATCCAGACCATCGCGTCAGCCGAGGTGGAGGGCACGCCCGGCGGTGTGAGCCAGGTGCGAGAGGTGGCCCAGGCGCTCATCCAGGCCGCGAAGAGGGGCGGGGTGCCCATGGTGCTCGTTGGGCACGTGACCAAGGACGGCTCCGTTGCGGGCCCGCGCATCGTGGAGCACCTCGTGGACGTGGTGTGTCAGTTCGAGGGCGACCCGCACTCCCAGCTGCGGCTGCTGCGCGCCGTCAAGAACCGGTTCGGCTCCGTGGACGAGGTGGGCTGCTTCCAACTCGTCGACGCGGGCATCGAGTCCGTGGCGGATCCTTCCGGGCTGTTTCTCTCACGCGAGGGAGGCCATGTTGCGGGCACGTGCGCCACGATCACCGTGGACGGCAAGCGGCCCCTGCCCGCGGAGATTCAGGCGCTCGTAGCCCCAAGCGTCCTTAGCAATCCCCGGCGAGCCACGTCGGGCATCGACTCCGCGCGCGTGGCGATGATCCTTGCGGTGCTGCATAGACGCGTCGGCGTGGCCGTTGCCGCCGACGACGTCTACGTCGCCACCATCGGCGGCGCCAGGGTGCTGGAGCCGGCGGCCGACGTCGCGCTCGCGCTCGCCCTCGCGTCCGCGCGCGCCGACCGTCCCGTGCGCGATCGCTGGTGCGCCGTTGGGGAGGTGGCGCTCTCGGGAGCGGTCCGGCCCGTGACGGCGCTGGCACAGCGCGTTGCCGAGGCGGCACGGCTTGGCTTCACCGATGTGGTGGTGCCCTCTGCTGGCAAGGGGATCACCGCTCCCGCTGGGGTGACGCTGCACCCGGTGGACCAGCTCGCGGATGCGGCGCGCATCGCGCTCGTCGCGCGCGCGGAGGCCGAGCCGGACTTCTAGGAGACGGCGAACGTGGCCTCTTCGGCCTTGACGCCCGCCACGGTGACGGTGGCCTTGTACGTGCCCGACTTCGCTGCCTGCAGCTTGTCGAGGCAGCCCTGGTCGTCGCGGCCGTAGTTCCAGCTGGTCTTGAGGTCGTGGGTCTTGCCGGCCTCGATCAGGAACGCCTCGGCGTCGAACAGCGCGAAGTCGGCAGGGCAGTCGGACGAGTCAAACCACGCATCGCTGCCGGAGCGCACCGTGAGCTTCGAGTCCTTGGTCGGGTCGATAATGCACGGCGAGTCCGCGGTGGAAGTGACGGTGACCGTGAACGTGACTTTCTTGCTCGCCGAGACCTCCGCGGGCACGTCCGTCGCGACCGTGTAGTCGTCGCCCGTGCACGTGCGGCCCGGGTCCGCCGCGGCGGACGAGGTGGGGCTTGTTGACACCGAATTGGTGGGATCGGGGGTGGTTGTTGGCGTCTTCGCGCCGGAGCTCGACGAGAGCGCGCTGATGGCCCACCACAGGAACAGGGCCACCACCACGATGGCGATGATCACGAACAGACGACGTCGCCAGTAGATGTTGGCGGGCTGTTCGCCCACCGGGTGCTTGAGTCCGTCCATCGTCACCTCCATGGGACCTCTCCACGGTAGCCACCCTCGCGCTGGAACAATGGGCAGATGCCCCGCGAGTCGCCAGATGACGCCATCGTCGCGGCGGTGCTGCACTGGTACGCGCGCGAGGGCCGGGACCTGCCGT
It encodes:
- a CDS encoding glycosyltransferase, producing the protein MRAPLRVTVDGVVYERRLPRRGQQGRVDVAATAEAARLVETASDARVLHAHSHHVNGTVAQVAAKALGLPMVYEVRGFLEETWVARGGDPEAEFVRLARAAETRVMLAADHVVTLSEGMRDEVVRRGWRRTGSPWCRTPSARSG
- a CDS encoding acyltransferase, giving the protein MPARVNEPHSKAFRPDIEGLRAVAILLVLLYHASLPFLPGGFIGVDVFFVISGFLITSLLVREAERTGKVSLRRFYARRAKRLLPASALVLVVTSALTVWLINGSDRRAFGLDISAAAGYVVNWRLAARAVDYLAEGTGQSPVLHFWSLAVEEQFYFVWPFLIIVALFVAHRLRWSMRRTMTVALSVVAIPSFIASILQTASNPATAFFVTTTRLWELAVGAFVAIAATRFARLPERAASAISVTGLVVILASAVLLTDTAAWPGYLAAIPVLGAAAVIAGGIAHPHAVAARVLALRPMVWIGGLSYSLYLWHWPMLIFGQAAFGPLRVREQMALAVLSIVPAYLSMRFIENPARYSKRLARGSALALATGAALTLAGVAAGFAVALTAPSPSSNQTIVIEVPEGTATGEGSGMGAQALGNDPTSSPAGIPQDSYETIVPEPASAADDVPASYDLGCQAAQDSTEIVTCPVGALDSKIVVAAVGDSKMLQWYTALDIAGRNLGVRFEFMTKSSCESTDAITSISGAAYTTCKEFNEAVDRKILDGGYAGVLTSGGVPHVTESSPLDAVEGYTQRWERWQQAGIPVTVVLDNPHPPGDVYPCMEKNADSALTCAFERAHGIESGGAPGQTAAAEASGAAVIDLTDFICPQEQCAPVIGNVLILRQGSHLTNTYVITLAPQLIRELAPRMAALGATG
- the proC gene encoding pyrroline-5-carboxylate reductase encodes the protein MTTAPTPLPDAPRIAVIGTGVMGGTLITALRVAGWPQDRITAASRTEGSAKSVRDSHGVVVELDAAEAVKDADAVMLAVKPQDMAAALDQIAGSLKEGVLVITVAAALPTSFYEARLPAGTPVVRAMPNTPSVIARGATGIAAGANATPSHLQLAAGMLRATGLVVAVDEAQIDAVAAVSGSGPAYFYAFVEALTEAGVAQGLDRILATQLAAQTLVGAAHLLQTSGESPQHLRQSVSSKGGTTLAALAAMDHAGLQGVVAAGVNAAVTRAKELGQELAGEAPSSL
- the wecB gene encoding UDP-N-acetylglucosamine 2-epimerase (non-hydrolyzing), producing the protein MPTAVLHVTGARPNFPKLAPVQAALAERGVEQRIVHTGQHYDDRMSDIFFRELDLPRPDVNLGIGSGSHAEQTARTMIALEGAFLGAAPQLVLVYGDINSTLAAAVVAAKLGIPLGHVEAGLRSFDMTMPEEINRLVTDRLSNVLFATSEDAIEHLVREGTDPDAIHFVGNPMIDTLLRAKPRLDSARAKAEHGVEGAYIVGTLHRPSNVDDPDDVAELVRVIHAFADLATFVMPVHPRGRARLVDAGLTRHPRVIATDPLGYLDFISLVSGSDAVVTDSGGVQEETTILGVPCFTMRPNTERPVTITNGTNQLVTRESVVPAVAAALAAGRPAQWPTPPLWDGHAGERIADVVQCQLA
- a CDS encoding glycosyltransferase family 2 protein, with product MTGSTQAAVAEAAAAVATSSWIKVRQAAEPPTASGERARGVGRGPVTPVAVVPAQDGDVADSLALSGTAVLLYGEPRRDRDDAVWPAVADAAAASPEATALAAQAELRDRVALRQRRDVLDRGADSPALGAVSIVCATNRPDELGNVLDNAARQRGVAVQLVLVTHGFTADAAALAAFRTDHPAVEVVPVEADRSLTLGSCLNLGIAAADGDDIVKMDDDNFYGPAFLLDLARDLRLSGAGLTGKRAHLVHLSASGALVLRFADAENSWAKMVQGGTMYFQGDLIRDLRFSDIPRAVDTDVLNRLNADGVGVYSSDRFNFVSVRAADPHSHTWKVTDATMLTPTGRLITFGDPRAHAEV
- a CDS encoding glycosyltransferase family 4 protein, with amino-acid sequence MSLAARARATAGAVAAAWPWGLTPQPWRGAALRQRSRRATASHLATLGDLPTPTLLAVLCEPISENQARLAEPIARELASRRLSAAQLDLAARAAVRAGAVEAAVWVMENATGVWASVDAEAAARIATVIGSPDRAATAGELSAALPAADATLLASVAAADSAWDAVAEFVLAGGGAPADQRATWALAAARDGNLSAAVTLAAGVRTRLRSKDARRQLALARDHLELLAQGAPEVGEAREPIERRAGAALYVVSQSLPHRSGGYATRTHGIAKALRERGWDERVLTRLGFPYTRWRPDDRRVAAPVDVVDGVEYHRALREGVRSYPDVPLAPYVRDFAEDVEREARRHGAEVIHAASFFQTALGAGIAAKRLGLPFVYELRGLEDIYRTSRDPRFAATEEYRFERSMELAVCAMADRVLCITRALRGELIADGVPAEKISVLGNGVEAADFAPATPDLELKAALGLEGKTVLGYAGSTVDYEGLELLIDALEELADPSVALVVVGDGAHYSAVVDRANASAVRDSIVFVGRVPYAEVPRYLSFFDVLPFPRLPLPVTEMVSPMKPFEAMAMGKAVVVSDVAALAEIVEDGVTGLTFRKGDSSDLARALRALVKDPALRDRLGAAARTDILATATWQHRVEAADAAYRELGASPASS
- the radA gene encoding DNA repair protein RadA yields the protein MATAVRRTSPGYRCTECGWTAVKWVGRCGECQAWGTVVEANATAGPATRATAASAPAVPLPEVSATASARRSTGVDEFDRVLGGGIVAGAAVLLAGEPGVGKSTLLLDVAARSARAGARVLYVSGEESAGQIRLRAERIGALEPGVLLAAETDLGAVLAHVEASDPHLVIVDSIQTIASAEVEGTPGGVSQVREVAQALIQAAKRGGVPMVLVGHVTKDGSVAGPRIVEHLVDVVCQFEGDPHSQLRLLRAVKNRFGSVDEVGCFQLVDAGIESVADPSGLFLSREGGHVAGTCATITVDGKRPLPAEIQALVAPSVLSNPRRATSGIDSARVAMILAVLHRRVGVAVAADDVYVATIGGARVLEPAADVALALALASARADRPVRDRWCAVGEVALSGAVRPVTALAQRVAEAARLGFTDVVVPSAGKGITAPAGVTLHPVDQLADAARIALVARAEAEPDF